The following coding sequences are from one Vicugna pacos chromosome 19, VicPac4, whole genome shotgun sequence window:
- the LKAAEAR1 gene encoding protein LKAAEAR1 → MQPTLAPPQQPREKEAGRRGPRGRAGKGAQGAGAGEKRAKGAAAAEPPRLGWALTLEGLAAMGPGQRHSHQLFGDLLEDVGAAASVFPCDSLELGYRMPDPRAWTQPLERPAERQDRLLGVLKAAEARGRVRALRLRYARMRAEEISLLILRQRSARAAIRLELFLPPQLKPTRIPDPLDRQERRRVETILEETVEGTVFPR, encoded by the exons ATGCAACCAACGCTGGCGCCGCCGCAGCAGCCGCGGGAGAAGGAGGCCGGGCGTAGGGGCCCGCGGGGGCGAGCGGGAAAGGGCGCGCAGGGCGCAGGGGCCGGTGAGAAGCGCGCCAAAGGGGCGGCCGCGGCGGAgccccccaggctgggctgggccttGACGCTGGAGGGGCTGGCGGCCATGGGCCCTGGGCAACGCCACAGCCACCAGCTCTTCGGCGACCTGCTTGAGGACGTGGGCGCGGCCGCTTCCGTCTTCCCGTGCGACTCGTTGGAGCTGGGGTACCGCATGCCTGACCCGCGCGCGTGGACGCAGCCCCTCGAGCGGCCGGCGGAGCGCCAGGACCGGCTCCTCGGCGTCCTCAAAGCAGCCGAGGCCCGAGGACGAGTCCGCGCCTTACGACTGCGCTACGCCCGCATGCGG GCCGAGGAAATCTCGCTCCTCATCCTGCGGCAGAGGTCCGCGCGCGCCGCCATCCGGCTGGAGCTGTTCCTGCCGCCGCAGCTGAAGCCCACGCGAATCCCGGATCCCCTGGACCGTCAAGAG CGGAGGCGCGTGGAGACCATCCTGGAGGAGACGGTCGAAGGCACCGTCTTCCCACGTTGA